From the Acetobacter aceti genome, one window contains:
- a CDS encoding 6-carboxytetrahydropterin synthase, producing the protein MVDLIFTRRFSMGHRLIHGASESCALPHGHNEFVTVRLEPISLKPLDGVANMPVSFQHAKSGWHRFVDEKLDHALQLAEDDPLLTWFRTHEPARAERIIVTPGDPTTEMMACLLKAKLDAMLIADGAVLRCTTITLQETPTNTVEFSGDPLPMLPTPRPAEQCWWRRADMSVAD; encoded by the coding sequence ATGGTTGATCTGATCTTCACCCGGCGCTTTTCAATGGGGCATCGCCTGATCCATGGCGCGAGCGAGAGTTGCGCCCTGCCGCATGGTCACAATGAATTCGTCACTGTGCGGCTCGAGCCGATCAGCCTGAAGCCGCTCGATGGCGTGGCCAATATGCCGGTCTCGTTTCAGCACGCGAAAAGCGGCTGGCACAGATTTGTCGATGAGAAGCTGGACCATGCCCTGCAACTGGCTGAGGACGACCCGCTGCTAACGTGGTTCCGCACCCATGAACCCGCGAGAGCTGAACGGATTATTGTGACGCCGGGTGATCCGACCACAGAGATGATGGCGTGCCTGCTGAAAGCCAAGCTCGATGCGATGCTGATTGCCGATGGGGCCGTCCTGCGCTGCACGACCATTACGTTACAGGAAACTCCGACAAACACGGTGGAGTTTTCAGGCGATCCGCTGCCTATGCTCCCCACACCCAGGCCTGCCGAACAGTGCTGGTGGCGGCGTGCTGACATGAGTGTTGCGGACTAA
- a CDS encoding metal ABC transporter ATP-binding protein gives MRTEAIRCEHVTVERSGKTVLADMSLSIPAGQFVGLFGPNGAGKTTFLRTLMGLLPLQQGHLSVLGQPPGARTADIGYMPQNRNANGASLTGWDLLASGMSGNRWGLPWLSHGDRLSIQEALDIADATDLAARRLGELSGGERQRLLIAQALIGSPRLLLLDEPLASLDPVRMRDIAERLGALVKQRGMTVLCSAHDINALMGVMDSVLYVARGRARLGNVDEVMTTDTLSALYGAPVEVCRTPSGRLLVSADVL, from the coding sequence ATGCGGACAGAGGCAATACGCTGCGAGCATGTGACTGTAGAGCGGAGCGGAAAGACCGTACTGGCCGATATGTCCCTGTCCATCCCGGCAGGGCAGTTCGTCGGCCTGTTCGGGCCGAATGGAGCAGGGAAAACCACCTTTCTGCGGACCCTGATGGGATTGCTGCCTCTTCAGCAGGGACATCTCAGCGTGCTGGGACAACCACCCGGCGCACGTACGGCGGACATCGGCTACATGCCGCAGAACCGGAACGCCAACGGAGCCTCCCTCACAGGCTGGGATCTGCTCGCCTCCGGCATGTCCGGCAACCGCTGGGGTCTGCCATGGCTCTCCCATGGCGACAGGCTGTCCATTCAGGAAGCCCTGGATATTGCGGACGCCACCGATCTGGCCGCCCGGCGTCTGGGTGAACTTTCGGGGGGCGAGAGACAGCGGCTGCTGATCGCTCAGGCGCTGATCGGCTCACCCCGGCTGCTGCTGCTTGATGAGCCTCTGGCCAGTCTTGATCCGGTCCGTATGCGCGACATCGCGGAGCGTCTGGGCGCCCTCGTGAAGCAGCGCGGCATGACGGTGCTGTGCTCCGCCCATGACATCAATGCCCTGATGGGCGTCATGGACTCCGTGCTTTACGTCGCCAGAGGGCGCGCCCGACTGGGAAATGTGGATGAAGTGATGACGACGGACACCCTCTCCGCACTCTATGGCGCGCCGGTTGAGGTCTGCCGCACGCCATCGGGACGCCTGCTGGTGAGCGCGGACGTCCTGTGA
- a CDS encoding Fe2+-dependent dioxygenase gives MLLHIPKVLNTEELAQCRAVMDTADWSDGKVTAGQQSAKAKNNLQLPLNHPEHRTLADLVLRALGRNPLFNSAVIPLRVVPPLFNRYDPDMEFRAHVDNAVRPIPGSGGMRIRTDVSSTLFLNDPEDYEGGELVIYDESGTREVKLPAGDMIVYDTTVLHSVEPVTRGSRLASFFWTQSMVRDESRRRVLFTLDQQIMDLRSRLPDDDPAILGLVNVYHNLMRQWCDVM, from the coding sequence ATGCTTCTGCATATTCCCAAAGTTCTGAATACCGAGGAACTGGCGCAGTGCCGGGCCGTCATGGACACAGCCGACTGGAGCGATGGAAAAGTGACAGCCGGGCAACAGTCGGCCAAGGCGAAAAACAACCTGCAACTGCCACTCAACCATCCCGAACACCGCACTCTGGCCGATCTGGTGCTGAGAGCGCTGGGGCGCAATCCGTTGTTCAACAGCGCGGTCATCCCCCTGCGCGTCGTCCCTCCCCTGTTCAATCGCTATGACCCGGACATGGAATTCCGGGCGCATGTGGATAACGCCGTGAGACCTATTCCCGGTTCGGGAGGCATGCGGATCCGCACGGATGTATCCTCCACCCTGTTCCTCAATGATCCTGAGGATTACGAGGGAGGCGAACTGGTCATTTACGATGAATCCGGCACACGAGAAGTCAAACTTCCTGCGGGTGACATGATCGTTTACGACACCACTGTCCTGCATTCCGTGGAGCCGGTGACGCGCGGCAGCCGGCTGGCCTCCTTTTTCTGGACGCAGTCCATGGTGCGGGACGAAAGCCGGCGGCGCGTTCTGTTCACTCTTGATCAGCAGATCATGGACCTGCGTTCCCGCCTCCCGGACGATGATCCTGCCATTCTTGGTCTGGTCAATGTGTATCACAACCTCATGCGGCAATGGTGCGATGTGATGTAG
- a CDS encoding Rrf2 family transcriptional regulator — MRLTQHSDYALRALVFLASNPDRLSSIREIAEIYGISENYMVKIIHRLGQGGFIETIRGRNGGLRLGRPADSIRIGDVVRFTEDDCALVSCMQQGNDQKGTPPCRLMPDCALRHTLGEALGAFFAVLDSRTLADMVGQEERRKLALPTGVVP; from the coding sequence ATGCGTCTTACCCAGCATTCCGATTATGCCCTCCGCGCCCTGGTCTTTCTGGCCAGCAATCCCGACCGGCTCTCCTCCATCCGTGAAATCGCCGAGATTTACGGTATTTCTGAAAACTACATGGTCAAGATCATCCACCGCCTTGGGCAGGGCGGGTTTATCGAGACAATCAGGGGACGGAACGGCGGCTTGCGGCTGGGACGACCGGCCGACTCCATCCGCATTGGAGACGTTGTGCGTTTTACGGAGGACGATTGCGCTCTGGTCTCCTGCATGCAGCAGGGGAATGATCAGAAAGGCACACCCCCTTGCCGGCTCATGCCCGACTGCGCCCTGCGCCATACGCTGGGCGAAGCGCTCGGGGCATTTTTCGCGGTGCTGGATAGCCGGACTCTCGCCGACATGGTCGGGCAGGAAGAGAGACGAAAACTCGCGCTGCCGACAGGTGTCGTTCCATAA
- a CDS encoding lipopolysaccharide assembly protein LapA domain-containing protein — MIRLILLVPFLLALILFAASNQESSQMWFLTYSWSSSVGVLALLIAFGGLLLGAFGVWVSELNQRRRARKAEARNRELEATVASQTAELERLQAQARLAMATNASPAVITSITPITPSSSSGV, encoded by the coding sequence ATGATTCGTCTTATCCTGCTTGTCCCCTTTCTTCTGGCTCTGATCCTGTTTGCCGCGAGCAATCAGGAGTCCTCGCAGATGTGGTTCCTGACCTATAGCTGGTCTTCCTCTGTGGGCGTGCTGGCCCTGCTGATCGCTTTTGGCGGCCTGCTGCTCGGCGCTTTTGGCGTCTGGGTCAGTGAACTGAACCAGCGCCGCCGGGCCAGAAAGGCCGAGGCACGCAACAGGGAACTGGAAGCCACAGTCGCCAGCCAGACCGCCGAGCTTGAGCGTCTGCAAGCGCAGGCCCGCCTTGCAATGGCAACCAATGCTTCCCCGGCAGTCATAACGTCCATTACTCCGATTACACCGTCATCCTCTTCGGGGGTCTGA
- the hmpA gene encoding NO-inducible flavohemoprotein, translated as MVAPLDDKTRSIVKACVPALEAHGLDITKEMYQRLLADPEIRDLFNMSHQKDGEQPKALALAVLAYARNIDTLGALGGMVERITQKHVGLNILPEHYPHVGKALLGAIEHVLGDAATPDIMEAWGKAYWFLANVLIGREKQIYDEHEAAPGGWMGWRSFRVRSVKQESSLIRSFELVPTDGRPVMKHLPGQYLSFMLDIPGHGPQRRNYSISSAPSSDYYRISVRREEGGIVSSWFHDVAREGAGLQVSAPAGDFVYDPATEQKTVFISAGVGLTPFMSAVEALSPDEKKTVRFIHGTHAAETEAFSADIQNLAGAGLLHADIFFSSGVPAGVLDKSGVRYHAGRVAKDWIAAQVGPNTVYRICGPHSFMEDMVDALKAAGVPVADIRYEFFGSADDAALLAAA; from the coding sequence ATGGTCGCTCCTCTCGACGACAAGACCCGCTCCATAGTCAAGGCCTGTGTCCCGGCGCTTGAAGCCCATGGGCTGGATATCACGAAGGAAATGTATCAGCGCCTGCTGGCCGATCCCGAGATCCGCGACCTCTTCAATATGTCGCACCAGAAGGATGGCGAGCAGCCCAAAGCTCTGGCGCTCGCCGTGCTGGCCTATGCCCGCAATATCGATACGCTCGGCGCTCTCGGCGGTATGGTTGAGCGGATCACACAGAAGCATGTCGGGCTGAACATCCTGCCTGAGCATTATCCGCATGTCGGCAAGGCTCTCCTTGGGGCGATCGAACATGTGCTGGGTGACGCCGCCACACCGGACATCATGGAAGCGTGGGGCAAGGCCTACTGGTTCCTCGCCAATGTGCTGATCGGTCGTGAAAAGCAGATTTACGACGAACACGAGGCTGCTCCCGGCGGCTGGATGGGCTGGCGTTCCTTCCGTGTGCGCTCCGTGAAACAGGAAAGCAGCCTTATCCGTTCCTTCGAACTCGTGCCGACCGATGGCAGGCCGGTGATGAAGCATCTGCCGGGGCAATATCTCAGCTTCATGCTGGATATTCCGGGGCATGGTCCGCAGCGCCGCAACTACAGCATCTCCTCCGCACCCTCTTCCGATTACTATCGGATCAGCGTGCGGCGGGAAGAAGGGGGAATCGTTTCCTCATGGTTTCATGATGTGGCGCGCGAAGGTGCCGGGTTGCAGGTGTCAGCGCCGGCTGGCGACTTTGTGTATGATCCTGCTACGGAACAGAAAACCGTCTTTATCAGCGCCGGCGTCGGCCTGACGCCCTTCATGTCTGCTGTGGAGGCCCTGTCGCCCGACGAGAAAAAGACTGTCCGTTTCATCCATGGCACGCATGCTGCGGAGACCGAGGCTTTCAGTGCGGACATTCAGAACCTGGCGGGTGCCGGGCTGTTGCACGCTGATATTTTCTTCAGTTCAGGTGTGCCCGCTGGCGTTTTGGACAAGTCGGGCGTGCGGTATCATGCCGGTCGTGTCGCGAAAGACTGGATTGCGGCGCAGGTCGGTCCGAATACGGTCTATCGTATCTGTGGACCGCATTCCTTCATGGAAGACATGGTGGATGCCCTTAAAGCCGCCGGCGTTCCGGTCGCTGATATCCGCTATGAGTTTTTTGGCTCGGCTGACGATGCCGCATTGCTCGCTGCCGCCTGA
- a CDS encoding metal ABC transporter solute-binding protein, Zn/Mn family, with product MRFPLPPAAVLAMCFGVLSSGVLPSSQAHAETTDVTRIVAAENVWGDIAAQIGGPGVVVDSILSSPDIDPHLFEPSPATARDVEAASLVILNGAGLDSWMDRMAHSKSTIRVASIAGWRDGENPHFWFDPVVVDHVARDIAHQLRLDSGSSSGLTSFESDLARLQTRITRLRQRIRGIRIAATEPLAGRLTDELGLVTGNSAFQLAVMNDVEPGPAVVAEFEDDLKNGRIRLLIYNRQTMTPSASRLLDVARGAGVPCMTLTETLPPGLHWQDWMTRILDEIESHLLKSDQH from the coding sequence ATGCGCTTTCCCCTGCCTCCTGCCGCTGTTCTCGCTATGTGTTTCGGCGTGTTGTCATCCGGTGTCCTGCCCTCCTCTCAGGCCCACGCAGAGACGACGGATGTGACGCGCATTGTCGCCGCAGAGAATGTCTGGGGCGACATCGCCGCCCAGATCGGCGGTCCGGGTGTCGTTGTGGACAGCATTCTCAGCTCACCCGACATCGACCCGCATCTGTTTGAACCCTCCCCCGCAACGGCGCGGGATGTGGAGGCGGCCAGTCTGGTCATTCTGAATGGAGCCGGGCTTGATTCCTGGATGGACCGGATGGCCCATTCCAAATCCACAATCCGGGTTGCGTCGATTGCAGGGTGGCGGGACGGAGAAAATCCGCATTTCTGGTTCGACCCGGTTGTGGTCGACCATGTTGCACGGGACATCGCCCACCAGCTCCGGCTGGATTCCGGTTCATCGAGCGGTCTGACATCTTTTGAAAGCGACCTCGCCCGACTACAGACCCGGATTACCCGCCTGCGACAACGCATTCGTGGTATCCGGATTGCCGCCACCGAACCCCTGGCGGGACGCCTGACAGACGAGCTGGGGCTGGTTACGGGAAACAGCGCGTTCCAGCTCGCCGTGATGAACGATGTCGAACCTGGTCCGGCCGTTGTCGCAGAGTTCGAGGATGACCTGAAAAACGGCCGGATCAGACTGCTGATCTATAACCGTCAGACCATGACACCTTCCGCTTCCCGCCTGCTGGACGTCGCCAGAGGCGCTGGCGTGCCCTGCATGACACTGACCGAGACCCTGCCGCCGGGACTGCACTGGCAGGACTGGATGACCCGCATTCTCGACGAGATTGAAAGCCATCTCCTGAAATCCGACCAGCACTGA
- the pyrF gene encoding orotidine-5'-phosphate decarboxylase: protein MEQRRTRLIAALDTRDPGQAETWAAAVSPHADAIKLGLEFAYAAGFDAVERVAAGRDLFLDLKLHDIPNTVGAAIGSLGRIRPAMLTIHAGGGSAMVAAARKACDESFPEDRKPILLAVTVLTSLDEHGLAEMGIKDGVKAQVLRLAELALRNGADGLVCSAHELAALRAEFGDKPVLVTPGIRPRGAAVGDQKRIMTPTEARTAGSDWIVVGRPITGASDPAAAAAAIAAELSA from the coding sequence ATGGAGCAGCGTCGCACACGGCTTATCGCCGCCCTTGATACGCGTGACCCCGGGCAGGCCGAAACATGGGCTGCGGCGGTCTCGCCTCATGCTGACGCCATCAAGCTGGGTCTGGAATTCGCATACGCCGCCGGTTTTGACGCCGTCGAACGAGTCGCTGCGGGGCGCGATCTCTTTCTCGATCTGAAGCTGCACGATATCCCGAATACGGTGGGAGCCGCCATCGGAAGTCTGGGCCGTATCAGACCCGCCATGCTGACCATTCATGCCGGTGGTGGCAGCGCGATGGTCGCCGCCGCCCGCAAGGCCTGCGATGAGAGCTTCCCGGAAGACCGGAAGCCGATCCTGCTGGCGGTCACGGTTCTGACCAGCCTCGACGAGCATGGTCTCGCCGAGATGGGCATCAAGGATGGCGTAAAAGCGCAGGTTCTCCGTCTGGCTGAACTGGCGCTCCGCAATGGTGCGGACGGGCTGGTCTGTTCCGCGCATGAACTGGCGGCGCTGCGGGCGGAATTCGGTGACAAACCGGTGCTGGTGACGCCCGGCATCCGGCCGCGGGGCGCGGCTGTGGGCGACCAGAAACGCATCATGACACCCACTGAAGCCCGGACAGCAGGTTCTGACTGGATTGTTGTCGGGCGTCCGATCACTGGCGCGTCAGATCCGGCCGCAGCCGCAGCGGCCATTGCGGCAGAACTTTCGGCATAA
- a CDS encoding SelT/SelW/SelH family protein translates to MTEAAHRVLIRYCTQCNWLLRSAWMAQELLSTFGTDLSEVALCPDTGGKFEITVNGVLVWERVRDGGFPGPKELKKKVRDVIAPERDLGHVDR, encoded by the coding sequence ATGACTGAAGCGGCACACCGGGTTCTGATCCGCTATTGCACACAGTGCAACTGGCTTCTGCGGTCGGCATGGATGGCGCAGGAGCTTCTGTCCACGTTCGGGACGGACCTGTCCGAAGTGGCGCTGTGTCCTGATACCGGCGGAAAATTCGAGATCACCGTGAACGGTGTTCTGGTCTGGGAGCGTGTGCGGGATGGTGGTTTTCCCGGCCCGAAGGAGCTGAAAAAGAAGGTCCGCGATGTAATCGCTCCGGAACGCGACCTCGGGCATGTTGACCGGTAG
- a CDS encoding metal ABC transporter permease yields the protein MLDYDFMRMAFAASVLVALLAGPVGWFLVLRRQSFAGHALAHIAFAGAAGAALAGWPPLVGLFASSILAGGAMGLPDQKAAERDVAIGLVLSLAMGCGVLFLHLMTRSASVANALLFGNVLGVSPQTLLSLTGFTLTGLGGLAVLSRPLLFASLQPELAEARGVRVRLVSTLFLMLVGAATAEAAQITGVLLVFTLMVGPGATAHRLGLSPLAGLACATLLAVAEAWSGLALSWWTDAPVSFWIALLSTLTFLVAGLLANLRRRS from the coding sequence ATGCTTGATTATGACTTCATGCGGATGGCGTTCGCCGCCTCTGTCCTCGTGGCGCTGCTTGCCGGTCCCGTCGGCTGGTTCCTTGTCCTGCGTCGTCAGAGTTTTGCCGGACACGCGCTGGCGCATATCGCCTTTGCAGGGGCGGCGGGAGCCGCACTCGCGGGCTGGCCGCCGCTGGTCGGGCTTTTCGCATCATCCATTCTGGCGGGCGGCGCAATGGGTCTCCCGGACCAGAAAGCTGCCGAACGGGACGTCGCCATCGGTCTGGTTCTGTCGCTCGCCATGGGCTGCGGGGTGCTGTTCCTCCACCTCATGACGCGTTCGGCTTCCGTGGCGAATGCTCTTCTGTTTGGCAATGTGCTGGGGGTAAGCCCGCAGACGCTGCTTTCCCTGACAGGTTTCACGCTGACGGGTCTCGGCGGACTGGCGGTCCTGTCGCGTCCGCTGCTGTTCGCCAGTCTCCAGCCGGAACTGGCGGAGGCGCGGGGAGTAAGGGTGCGGCTGGTGTCGACCCTGTTCCTGATGCTGGTCGGAGCGGCAACAGCCGAAGCGGCTCAGATAACCGGGGTTCTGCTCGTCTTCACCCTTATGGTAGGACCGGGCGCCACGGCGCATCGGCTTGGACTGTCCCCGCTGGCGGGCCTCGCCTGCGCGACCCTTCTGGCTGTAGCCGAAGCGTGGAGCGGACTGGCGCTGTCGTGGTGGACGGACGCACCGGTCTCCTTCTGGATCGCCCTGCTGAGCACGCTGACTTTCCTTGTTGCGGGCCTTCTGGCGAACTTGCGGCGCAGATCGTGA
- the queE gene encoding 7-carboxy-7-deazaguanine synthase — protein MSYSVKELFHTLQGEGGQAGRAAVFCRFSGCNLWTGREADREKATCRFCDTDFIGTDGDGGGRFADAASLARAIAETWALPEHAQRFVVFTGGEPLLQLDAALIEAVHLEGFMIAVESNGTIVAPDGIDWLCISPKAGSEWIQKSGHELKLVYPQPEFDPADMTALDFSQFWLQPMDGPDRIANTDAVVRYCLAHPRWRLSLQTHKLIGIP, from the coding sequence ATGAGCTACTCCGTTAAGGAACTTTTCCATACGTTGCAGGGAGAGGGGGGGCAGGCGGGCCGCGCCGCTGTCTTCTGTCGTTTCTCCGGCTGCAATCTCTGGACTGGCCGTGAAGCTGACAGGGAAAAAGCCACCTGTCGTTTCTGCGATACCGATTTTATCGGCACGGATGGCGACGGAGGCGGTCGCTTCGCGGATGCTGCGTCCCTTGCCAGGGCAATCGCGGAGACCTGGGCGCTTCCGGAGCATGCCCAGCGGTTTGTGGTCTTCACCGGAGGAGAGCCGCTGCTCCAGCTTGATGCCGCGCTTATCGAGGCCGTTCATCTGGAAGGATTCATGATCGCCGTGGAAAGCAATGGCACCATTGTCGCGCCCGACGGCATTGACTGGTTGTGTATCAGCCCGAAAGCCGGTTCAGAGTGGATTCAGAAAAGCGGGCATGAGCTGAAGCTGGTCTATCCACAGCCTGAGTTCGATCCGGCTGATATGACAGCGCTCGATTTCAGTCAGTTCTGGTTGCAGCCAATGGACGGGCCTGATCGTATTGCCAATACGGACGCCGTCGTTCGCTACTGTCTCGCTCATCCCCGGTGGCGTCTTTCCCTGCAGACTCATAAGCTCATCGGAATACCCTGA
- a CDS encoding YnfA family protein has translation MSLIIYTLAAFVEIAGCFSFWAWLREGRSIFWLLPGCASLVAFAWMLTLINTNAAGRSYAAYGGIYIAVALVWLWSVEGIRPDRADYIGVVLCLAGTAVILLSPHNT, from the coding sequence ATGTCCCTGATCATCTACACACTCGCAGCGTTCGTTGAAATTGCAGGATGTTTTTCATTCTGGGCATGGCTCAGAGAAGGCAGGTCCATCTTCTGGCTGCTTCCTGGCTGCGCCTCTCTCGTCGCTTTCGCGTGGATGCTCACCCTGATCAATACGAATGCGGCGGGCCGTTCCTACGCTGCCTACGGAGGTATCTATATCGCCGTAGCGCTCGTCTGGCTCTGGAGTGTGGAAGGAATCCGACCCGACCGGGCTGACTATATTGGTGTGGTTCTGTGCCTTGCAGGTACTGCCGTCATCCTGCTTTCACCGCATAACACCTGA
- a CDS encoding glycosyltransferase family 1 protein — protein MPVPPLSPAPLPGHVWFDVEDLLEYGRTNTRPSGIQRVAFEIQCAMRALPGMAHRVGFLRHSLDGRRFVIVSGEEVDGLYRRLTTYSGLRKDQGSRETGHAGAGERAAPSLFRRLVLQLPAAVRVPLGQLAVHQRAVLRDMPPLVRGVLSVVRQARRQDAGRVRRPFLPAPNDIILALGAPWAHPDYGALITHYRHHHGVKFGLLVHDIIPLLYPEWCPAGLPRVFRRWLTSTLPVTDQVFSVSTATRHDLEKQFPGVAAQPVRMGAMSPPDRKADDAASVMDHPYVLSVGTLEVRKNHVFLFRLWRRLLSEHRPEDIPHLVLVGSPGWLAEDLMGQLRNSNFLEGHITLILRPSDAQLDTLYRHALFTIVPSFYEGWGLPVSESLTRGKACLSSDRGALVEAGQGLAVHFDPDNLNDVLEKITRLIFGAETLGELTKRVERDFRETPWSFAAQDMLQMLCAVKQP, from the coding sequence ATGCCAGTCCCGCCTCTTTCACCAGCGCCTCTACCCGGACACGTGTGGTTCGATGTCGAGGATCTGCTGGAATATGGCCGGACCAATACCCGTCCAAGCGGTATCCAGCGGGTGGCCTTTGAAATCCAGTGCGCTATGCGCGCCCTGCCGGGCATGGCGCACAGGGTGGGCTTTCTGAGACACAGCCTGGATGGACGCCGGTTTGTCATTGTGTCGGGTGAAGAGGTCGATGGGCTTTACCGGCGTCTCACCACATATTCCGGGCTCCGTAAGGATCAAGGCTCCCGAGAGACCGGTCACGCCGGGGCCGGGGAGCGCGCGGCTCCTTCTTTGTTCAGGCGTCTCGTCCTGCAGCTTCCGGCAGCCGTGCGTGTGCCTTTGGGGCAACTGGCCGTTCACCAGAGAGCCGTCCTGCGGGATATGCCGCCACTGGTGCGGGGCGTTCTTTCCGTCGTCCGTCAGGCCCGGCGACAGGATGCCGGCAGAGTGCGGCGACCTTTCCTGCCTGCGCCGAACGATATCATTCTGGCGCTCGGCGCACCCTGGGCGCATCCCGATTATGGGGCGCTTATCACCCATTATCGTCACCATCACGGCGTGAAGTTTGGTTTGCTGGTGCATGACATCATCCCACTTCTTTACCCGGAATGGTGTCCGGCAGGTCTTCCCCGTGTTTTCAGACGCTGGCTCACCTCCACCCTGCCAGTCACTGATCAGGTTTTCTCTGTCTCGACCGCCACCCGTCATGATCTTGAGAAACAGTTTCCCGGTGTAGCCGCGCAGCCGGTCAGGATGGGAGCCATGAGCCCCCCCGATCGGAAAGCAGATGATGCTGCGTCTGTCATGGATCATCCCTACGTCCTGTCCGTGGGGACGCTGGAGGTCCGCAAAAATCATGTGTTTCTCTTCCGTCTCTGGCGGCGGTTACTGAGTGAACACAGGCCTGAGGACATTCCTCATCTGGTCCTTGTCGGCTCGCCGGGATGGTTGGCGGAGGACCTGATGGGACAGCTCAGAAACAGCAATTTTCTGGAAGGGCATATCACGCTCATCCTGCGCCCTTCCGACGCGCAGCTCGATACGCTCTACCGGCATGCGCTGTTTACGATCGTGCCGTCTTTTTACGAAGGATGGGGTTTGCCTGTGTCGGAAAGCCTGACACGGGGCAAGGCCTGTCTGTCTTCCGATCGTGGGGCGCTGGTGGAGGCTGGCCAAGGATTGGCCGTGCATTTTGACCCGGACAATCTCAACGATGTCTTGGAAAAGATCACGCGGCTTATCTTTGGTGCCGAAACACTTGGGGAACTGACGAAACGGGTTGAGCGGGACTTCAGGGAAACACCGTGGAGCTTCGCGGCGCAGGATATGCTCCAGATGCTCTGTGCCGTGAAACAGCCCTGA
- the queC gene encoding 7-cyano-7-deazaguanine synthase QueC — translation MTLQLSASDGALVVFSGGQDSATCLAWALDRFPRVETLGFDYGQRHAVELTCRDTLRDGMVALQEDWKDRLGPDHTLELDALGKVSDTALTRDTEIRMTATGLPSTFVPGRNLVFLTFAAALAYRRGLRHIVTGVCETDYSGYPDCRDDTIKALQVALNLGMDTRFVLHTPLMWIDKAQTWQLAESLGGEPLVTLINHESHSCYLGTRGTLHAWGHGCGVCPACELRKAGWSAYEALSEDTRSGSDSHG, via the coding sequence ATGACTCTCCAGCTCTCGGCATCAGATGGCGCGCTTGTTGTGTTCTCCGGCGGACAGGATTCGGCAACCTGCCTTGCGTGGGCGCTCGACCGGTTCCCCCGCGTGGAAACACTCGGGTTCGATTACGGGCAGCGTCACGCCGTGGAGCTGACCTGCCGCGACACGCTGCGTGACGGCATGGTGGCCCTTCAGGAGGACTGGAAAGACCGTCTTGGCCCTGATCATACGCTGGAACTCGATGCTCTCGGGAAAGTGTCGGACACGGCTCTGACCCGCGATACCGAAATCCGGATGACGGCAACCGGTCTGCCGAGTACCTTCGTGCCTGGCCGCAATCTTGTTTTCCTGACTTTTGCCGCGGCGCTCGCCTACCGGCGCGGCTTGCGTCACATTGTCACGGGTGTCTGCGAAACAGATTATTCCGGTTACCCCGATTGCAGGGATGATACGATCAAGGCGCTTCAGGTTGCTCTGAACCTTGGTATGGACACGCGTTTCGTCCTGCACACCCCCTTGATGTGGATCGACAAGGCACAGACATGGCAACTGGCGGAATCGCTGGGAGGCGAACCGTTGGTGACCCTGATCAACCATGAAAGCCACAGTTGCTATCTCGGGACGCGCGGCACATTGCATGCATGGGGGCATGGATGTGGTGTCTGTCCGGCCTGCGAGTTGCGCAAGGCGGGCTGGTCTGCTTACGAGGCGCTGAGTGAGGACACGCGCAGCGGGAGCGACAGTCATGGTTGA